The Solanum lycopersicum chromosome 9, SLM_r2.1 genome window below encodes:
- the LOC101260562 gene encoding vacuolar-sorting receptor 1-like, with the protein MKVGFLVCILFVMCGCCMGRFVVEKNSLRVTSPDSIKEVYECAIGNFGVPQYGGTLVGNVMYPKSNKKSCNNFSDFDIFYKSKPGGRPVFLLVDRGDCFFTLKAWNAQQAGAGAILVADNRVEPLITMDTPEEEDAKADYLQDITIPSALISKSLGDSIKRELSKGELVNINLDWREALPHPDDRVEYEFWTNSNDECGPKCESQREFVKNFKGAAQILEQKGYTQFSPHYITWYCPEAFILSKQCKSQCINHGRYCAPDPEQDFSKGYDGKDVVLQNLRQACFFKVANDSGKPWLWWDYVTDFAIRCPMKEKKYTKGCADQVIKSLGFDVKQIEKCVGDPEADTDNPVLKVEQDIQIGKGARGDVTILPTLVINNRQYRGKLDKGAVLKAICSGFEETTEPAICLTEEIETNECLESNGGCWQDEAANITACQDTFRGRVCECPVVQGVKFVGDGYTHCEPSGALRCEINNGGCWKGTQNSRAYSACIDDHTKGCKCPPGFKGDGVNSCEDIDECKEKLACQCAECKCKNTWGSYDCSCSANLLYMHEHDTCISKDAKSEFSWGLVWTIILGLAVAGVSAYAVYKYRIRRYMDSEIRAIMAQYMPLGQGEGATNVPHGNV; encoded by the exons ATGAAGGTAGGGTTTTTAGTGTGTATATTGTTTGTGATGTGTGGTTGTTGTATGGGAAGATTTGTGGTGGAGAAGAACAGCTTGAGAGTAACATCACCAGACTCAATTAAAGAGGTGTATGAGTGTGCAATTGGCAACTTTGGTGTACCACAGTATGGAGGAACTCTGGTTGGTAATGTCATGTACccaaaatctaataaaaaatcATGCAATAATTTCTCAGATTTTGATATCTTCTACAAATCTAAGCCTGGTGGCAGAcctgttttccttcttgttgaTAGAGGAG ATTGCTTTTTCACACTGAAGGCTTGGAATGCTCAGCAAGCTGGAGCAGGTGCTATTCTTGTTGCTGATAACCGTGTTGAGCCTTTAATTACCATGGACACCCCTGAGGAAGAGGATGCAAAAGCAGATTACTTGCAAGATATAACTATTCCATCTGCTTTAATTAGCAAATCACTTGGGGATAGCATCAAGAGGGAACTATCTAAAGGAGAATTGGTTAACATAAACCTCGATTGGAGAGAGGCTCTTCCACATCCCGACGATCGAGTGGAGTACGAATTTTGGACCAATAGTAATGATGAGTGTGGCCCCAAGTGTGAAAGCCAGAGAGAGTTTGTCAAAAACTTCAAGGGGGCTGCCCAGATACTTGAGCAGAAAGGTTATACACAGTTTAGTCCCCATTACATAACTTGGTATTGCCCGGAAGCATTTATTTTGAGCAAGCAATGCAAGTCTCAGTGCATCAACCATGGAAGGTACTGTGCTCCAGACCCTGAACAAGACTTCAGTAAAGGTTATGATGGAAAGGATGTTGTTTTGCAAAATTTACGTCAAGCTTGCTTTTTTAAGGTTGCCAATGACAGTGGGAAACCCTGGTTGTGGTGGGATTATGTCACTGACTTTGCAATACGGTGTCCAATGAAAGAGAAGAAATACACAAAAGGATGTGCTGATCAAGTAATCAAGTCACTTG GCTTTGACGTCAAACAGATTGAAAAATGTGTTGGAGATCCTGAAGCAGATACTGACAACCCTGTTCTAAAGGTCGAACAGGACATCCAG ATAGGTAAGGGTGCTCGTGGAGATGTGACTATCTTGCCAACTCTCGTTATAAACAATAGACAGTACAGAG GTAAGCTGGACAAGGGAGCAGTCCTCAAGGCAATTTGTTCAGGTTTTGAGGAGACAACCGAGCCTGCAATTTGTTTAACTGAAG AAATAGAAACAAATGAATGCTTAGAATCAAATGGTGGGTGCTGGCAGGACGAGGCTGCTAATATTACAGCATGCCAG GATACTTTCCGTGGTAGAGTATGTGAATGCCCAGTAGTTCAGGGAGTAAAATTTGTTGGTGATGGTTATACTCACTGTGAAC CATCTGGAGCATTGCGATGTGAAATAAACAATGGAGGCTGTTGGAAGGGAACCCAAAATAGCAGGGCATATTCTGCTTGCATT GACGATCACACAAAGGGTTGCAAATGTCCACCAGGATTCAAAGGCGATGGAGTTAACAGTTGTGAGG ATATTGATGAATGCAAGGAGAAGTTGGCTTGCCAGTGTGCTGAGTGCAAATGCAAGAACACTTGGGGTAGTTATGATTGCAGTTGCAGCGCCAATTTGTTGTACATGCATGAACATGACACATGTATAA GCAAAGATGCCAAGTCAGAGTTCAGCTGGGGCCTTGTTTGGACTATCATCTTGGGTTTGGCTGTTGCAGGGGTTTCGGCATATGCTGTGTACAAGTATAGAATCCGG AGATACATGGACTCAGAGATTCGTGCTATCATGGCACAATATATGCCTTTGGGTCAAGGAGAGGGAGCTACTAATGTCCCCCACGGGAACGTCTAA